DNA from Mesorhizobium sp. B2-1-1:
CTGTGCGGCATGGTGGCCGGCTACCTCGTGCTCAACGGCATCGACCTGCAGATCGGCTACACCATCTATTTCAATGTCGTCGAGATCGCCTTGATCACGCTCGCGGTCGGCATGCTGATCGGCGCCGTCAACGGGCTGCTGATCACCAGGCTCAACGTCGCGCCCTTCATCGCCACGCTCGGCGTGCTCTATGTGGCGCGCGGCTTCGCGCTGCTTTCCTCCGACGGCCGCACTTTCCCCAATCTCGTCGGCAAGCCGGAACTCGGCACCACCGGCTTCGGCTTCCTGGGTGCCGGCCGGCTGCTCGGCCTGCCGGTCTCGATCTGGATCCTGATCGTGGTGGCGCTGGGGGCGGCCTATCTCGCCCGCTACACGCCGCTTGGCCGCCACATCTTCGCCGTCGGCGGCAATGAGCGCGCCGCGCGCATCTCGGGCGTGCGCGTCAACATGGTCAAGATGTTCGTCTACATGTTCTCCGGCTTCTGCGCGGCAATCGTCGGGCTGATCATCTCGTCGGAGCTGATGGCCTCGCATCCGGCGACGGGCGAGAGCTTTGAGCTCAACGCCATCGCCGCGGCGGTGCTTGGCGGCACTTCGATGTCGGGCGGCCGCGGCACGATCGGCGGCACCATCGTCGGCGC
Protein-coding regions in this window:
- a CDS encoding ABC transporter permease; this translates as MTDIPAKAAASSASSGSALLTLMKLRTFIALIAVLVFFSIAAPNFLSAANLILMAKHVALNAFLAMGMTFVIITGGIDLSVGSIVGLCGMVAGYLVLNGIDLQIGYTIYFNVVEIALITLAVGMLIGAVNGLLITRLNVAPFIATLGVLYVARGFALLSSDGRTFPNLVGKPELGTTGFGFLGAGRLLGLPVSIWILIVVALGAAYLARYTPLGRHIFAVGGNERAARISGVRVNMVKMFVYMFSGFCAAIVGLIISSELMASHPATGESFELNAIAAAVLGGTSMSGGRGTIGGTIVGAFVIGILSDGLVMMGVSSFWQMVIKGLVIIVAVVVDQAQRRLQQRVTLMQMAKAG